From Synechococcus sp. A10-1-5-1, a single genomic window includes:
- a CDS encoding inositol monophosphatase family protein, which yields MLSLAMPEGLEQLGGLLDQVAERQRQDFGQLDSEAKADGSLITACDRWSDATLVKGLAELYPGEGVLSEEGSQRVPTSDAYWVVDPLDGTTNFAAGIPYWAISLARFENGVPVLGVLDVPPLRQRIVAIRGGGAWRKDKKLGAPSARNQVAGCASLCSRSIGVLQKLPNQRFPGKIRLLGVASLNLVSVGMGQTISALEATPKIWDLAAAWLVLQELNCPMDWLVRDPGQLEPGEDLSEANFPVLAARNDETLARFKPWADALVGRG from the coding sequence ATGCTTTCTCTTGCGATGCCAGAGGGGTTAGAGCAGCTCGGGGGGCTGCTGGATCAGGTGGCCGAGCGACAGCGCCAGGATTTTGGCCAGCTTGATTCCGAAGCCAAGGCAGACGGGAGCTTGATTACCGCTTGCGACCGTTGGAGCGATGCCACCTTGGTCAAGGGCCTGGCGGAGCTTTATCCCGGAGAAGGTGTTCTGAGTGAAGAGGGGAGCCAGAGGGTTCCGACTTCCGATGCCTATTGGGTGGTGGATCCACTGGATGGGACGACCAACTTCGCTGCGGGGATTCCCTATTGGGCGATTTCTCTGGCTCGCTTTGAAAACGGCGTCCCGGTGTTGGGGGTGTTGGATGTGCCCCCCCTGCGTCAACGGATCGTGGCGATTCGTGGAGGCGGTGCCTGGCGCAAGGACAAAAAGTTGGGAGCTCCTTCGGCGCGCAACCAAGTGGCGGGTTGCGCGTCCCTGTGCAGCCGTTCAATCGGGGTGCTGCAGAAGCTTCCGAATCAGCGCTTCCCTGGGAAGATTCGTTTGCTGGGGGTGGCCAGCTTGAACCTGGTGAGTGTGGGAATGGGTCAGACCATCTCGGCATTGGAGGCCACGCCGAAGATTTGGGATCTGGCGGCAGCCTGGTTGGTGCTGCAGGAACTGAATTGCCCGATGGACTGGTTGGTTCGCGATCCGGGCCAGCTGGAGCCGGGGGAAGACCTGAGTGAGGCGAATTTCCCAGTGCTGGCGGCGCGAAACGACGAAACCCTGGCGCGCTTTAAGCCGTGGGCCGATGCACTGGTGGGCCGAGGTTGA
- the mtnC gene encoding acireductone synthase, which produces MSISHILLDIEGTTCPVSFVSEVLFPYASASMERYLEEHREDAEIEGLKREVEAAWKEDTHLEAKALLERQESASPLSSEAISAYLRQLIKRDIKLTPLKDLQGQIWRSGYASGDLVAPLFNDVPESLKRWHRDGFTLAVYSSGSVPAQQLLYGHCLAGDLTELFSYWFDTKTGAKQAKESYIAIARAMQTDPSNVLFISDSTQELEAADASGMKTLFSDREGNPARQAGRFAKISDYSSLNPGDGF; this is translated from the coding sequence ATGAGTATCAGCCACATTCTCTTAGATATCGAAGGAACGACTTGCCCGGTGAGCTTTGTCTCCGAGGTGCTCTTCCCCTATGCGAGCGCATCAATGGAGCGCTATCTCGAAGAGCACCGGGAAGACGCCGAAATCGAAGGTCTAAAACGCGAAGTAGAGGCCGCCTGGAAAGAAGATACCCACCTTGAGGCCAAAGCCCTGCTGGAGCGACAGGAGAGCGCATCGCCCCTCTCGAGCGAAGCCATTAGCGCGTACTTGAGGCAACTGATTAAACGCGATATCAAGTTGACTCCACTCAAAGATCTCCAAGGACAAATCTGGCGATCCGGATACGCGTCAGGCGACCTGGTAGCACCTCTCTTTAACGATGTCCCAGAATCCCTGAAACGCTGGCACCGCGATGGATTCACCCTGGCTGTGTATTCATCCGGGTCGGTTCCGGCCCAACAGCTGCTCTATGGCCATTGCCTAGCCGGAGATCTGACGGAGCTCTTTAGCTACTGGTTTGACACCAAGACTGGAGCCAAACAAGCGAAGGAAAGCTACATCGCTATCGCCAGGGCAATGCAAACAGATCCATCCAATGTGCTCTTCATTAGTGACTCCACTCAGGAACTTGAGGCAGCGGATGCATCGGGAATGAAGACGCTCTTTAGCGATCGAGAAGGAAACCCAGCCCGCCAGGCCGGACGCTTTGCGAAGATTAGTGATTACAGCAGCCTGAATCCTGGAGATGGCTTTTAG
- the mtnB gene encoding methylthioribulose 1-phosphate dehydratase, whose amino-acid sequence MPDANTTALAKALCGAMGEIHRRGWCDGTGGNFSCVLEADPIRLLMAPSGVHKGSVAPIDLIQVNREGHVVLGNGKASAETALHLEIVKTCAAGAVLHTHSQAGTLLSQWALRLGNRMQASLELSGLEMLKGLDGIKTHDCTVDLPVLANNQNLSELSALARSVLGDAPHGLLIGGHGLYAWGRNLGSAMRHLEILEFLLEQRWRQLLLDSILAK is encoded by the coding sequence ATGCCCGATGCCAACACCACCGCCTTGGCCAAGGCCCTATGCGGAGCGATGGGCGAGATCCATCGGCGCGGTTGGTGTGACGGGACCGGAGGCAATTTCAGCTGCGTGCTCGAGGCCGACCCCATACGACTACTGATGGCCCCAAGCGGAGTCCACAAAGGATCAGTCGCTCCGATTGATCTGATTCAGGTGAACCGGGAAGGCCATGTGGTCTTGGGCAACGGCAAAGCCAGTGCCGAGACAGCCCTGCATCTCGAAATCGTGAAAACCTGCGCAGCTGGGGCTGTGTTGCATACCCATTCGCAGGCCGGAACACTCCTCTCCCAATGGGCCCTACGGCTTGGGAACCGCATGCAAGCGAGTCTTGAGCTCAGTGGCCTCGAGATGCTGAAAGGCCTCGATGGCATCAAGACCCACGACTGCACTGTGGATCTGCCAGTCCTGGCGAACAATCAAAACCTCTCAGAACTATCAGCCCTCGCCAGATCGGTCTTAGGCGATGCACCCCATGGGCTACTCATTGGCGGCCATGGGCTCTACGCCTGGGGGCGGAATCTGGGAAGCGCGATGAGGCACTTAGAGATTCTCGAGTTCCTCTTGGAGCAGCGCTGGCGGCAACTTCTACTGGACTCGATTCTGGCGAAGTAA
- a CDS encoding nuclear transport factor 2 family protein, with protein sequence MAFSERDQEILELNQSMLNSVASGDWQAYSNFCAEDVSCFEAESEGHLVEGLPFHRYYFELPGDSSQPAPAVNVTMARPHLRWLSDESVVLSYTRLTQKLVNGDPLTARCCETRIWQKLGGSWKQVHVHRS encoded by the coding sequence ATGGCTTTTAGCGAGCGCGATCAAGAGATCCTGGAACTGAATCAATCCATGCTCAATAGCGTGGCTTCCGGGGATTGGCAGGCTTACTCGAACTTCTGCGCAGAAGACGTCAGTTGCTTCGAAGCTGAGAGTGAAGGGCACCTGGTTGAAGGCCTTCCCTTCCATCGCTATTACTTTGAACTTCCCGGGGATTCATCCCAACCCGCCCCTGCAGTCAACGTGACCATGGCCCGCCCGCATCTGCGCTGGCTGAGCGATGAGTCAGTGGTGTTGAGCTACACCCGGCTGACGCAGAAGTTGGTGAATGGAGATCCGCTGACGGCGCGCTGCTGCGAGACGCGAATCTGGCAGAAGCTTGGCGGGAGCTGGAAACAGGTGCACGTGCACCGCTCCTGA